The Staphylococcus carnosus genome has a segment encoding these proteins:
- a CDS encoding ABC transporter permease: MSKFWATFSLTYMNKIKSRAFIIMTVIISLLIIGGANANKIIDMFNGGPDKIGIVSENQQVYQMVKSQSAKIEDKGTKFQHVSEKQAIKDVKNEKLDKAYIIKTKGKQVEGEIVSKDSVSDETKQKLESILTPIQTQAIAKSVNLSPKDLQALQQQSKVTAKVVGKDAKQLSEQDKVANIIILYAGIMLMFFIILNYANQVAMEVATEKISRVIEMVITSISPVKHLLAKILAIILVAFTQVLIFVVVGAISIYLSDLRDIVKKFNVKFTDVTMHLLIVGVICFIIGIISYTILGTILGSLATRIEDMNQALMPMTAVSFIAFYIALLNLNTPETMLTKIASFIPLLSPFVLFLRASTPELQLWEIIVSVLLSLIVMILLLWIAVRSYRDSVLTFEKGFFKGLKRAFKK, encoded by the coding sequence ATGAGTAAATTCTGGGCTACATTTTCTTTAACGTATATGAACAAAATCAAATCTCGTGCTTTTATCATTATGACTGTGATTATTTCATTGCTGATTATTGGCGGTGCAAATGCCAATAAAATTATTGATATGTTTAACGGAGGTCCTGATAAAATCGGAATTGTCTCTGAAAATCAGCAAGTATATCAAATGGTAAAATCACAAAGCGCAAAAATTGAAGATAAAGGAACTAAATTTCAACATGTTTCTGAAAAGCAAGCAATCAAGGATGTAAAAAATGAAAAGCTGGATAAAGCTTACATAATCAAAACAAAAGGGAAGCAAGTTGAAGGAGAGATTGTCAGCAAGGATTCAGTTTCTGACGAAACAAAACAAAAATTAGAAAGTATACTGACACCTATACAAACACAAGCAATTGCGAAGAGTGTTAATTTGAGTCCTAAAGATCTTCAAGCTTTACAACAACAAAGTAAAGTAACTGCCAAAGTAGTTGGCAAGGATGCTAAACAGCTTTCTGAGCAAGATAAAGTCGCTAATATTATAATTTTATATGCAGGTATTATGTTAATGTTCTTTATCATCCTTAACTATGCCAATCAAGTAGCCATGGAAGTGGCGACTGAAAAAATATCTCGTGTCATCGAAATGGTAATAACGAGTATCTCACCTGTTAAACATTTATTAGCCAAAATCTTAGCGATTATTTTAGTGGCATTTACCCAAGTTTTGATTTTTGTGGTAGTAGGGGCAATTAGCATTTATCTTTCTGATTTAAGAGATATTGTGAAAAAATTCAATGTTAAATTTACAGATGTCACAATGCACTTATTAATTGTCGGCGTGATTTGTTTTATCATTGGTATCATTTCTTATACGATTCTCGGTACTATTTTAGGTTCTTTAGCTACGCGTATTGAAGATATGAACCAAGCATTAATGCCGATGACTGCGGTAAGTTTTATTGCGTTTTATATCGCATTGCTTAATTTGAATACACCTGAAACAATGCTTACAAAAATTGCAAGTTTCATTCCATTACTTTCTCCTTTTGTGTTATTCTTGCGTGCTTCAACACCAGAATTGCAGTTATGGGAAATTATTGTCAGTGTATTGCTGTCACTTATTGTAATGATATTGCTACTTTGGATTGCAGTTCGCAGTTATCGAGATTCGGTGCTTACTTTCGAAAAAGGGTTCTTTAAAGGATTAAAACGTGCATTTAAAAAGTAA
- a CDS encoding YnfA family protein encodes MIYPILIFILAGLCEIGGGYLIWLWLRASQSPLFGLLGGILLISYGIVATFQVFPTFSRVYAAYGGVFIVMSILWGYVFDKQTPDKYDVLGAIVCIIGVLIMLLPDRS; translated from the coding sequence ATGATTTATCCTATTTTAATATTTATTTTAGCAGGGTTGTGTGAAATTGGCGGCGGTTATCTTATTTGGCTATGGTTGAGAGCATCGCAATCACCGCTCTTCGGATTGCTGGGAGGCATCCTTTTAATTTCATACGGCATTGTCGCAACGTTTCAAGTATTTCCGACGTTCAGCCGAGTTTATGCCGCTTACGGCGGAGTATTTATTGTGATGAGTATTTTGTGGGGATACGTATTTGATAAACAGACACCAGACAAATACGATGTTTTGGGCGCAATAGTTTGTATTATTGGTGTCTTAATCATGCTGCTGCCTGACAGAAGCTGA
- a CDS encoding aldose epimerase family protein translates to MFTRVEHQRNGLDLIKIDNDEAKIVFTNYGARIVSWKYEDNNIVLGNVVEADEFYQENPFYFGASVGRYGGRIADGKFELDNQTYQLEQNDPPSHLHGGSNGIDRHLFDYEIKDENGGYIQIIFTTTIKEADDHYPGDIKLKIIHTYDIDNRWSIEYYAESDQTTLFNPTNHVYFNLNRDNKEVDNHYFTSDKLNIHLLNDQNLPEAAATLDLVNLFNKNKIRLTEMFESENARLNEQMETYKGLDHPFSIGDELIVENSQFLLKMKTDMPNVVVFTFNDTSSWKSDMNIYKAHSGFTLETQNLPNDINLFGKDAPSILQKDQAYYSRTTYQIIEKLM, encoded by the coding sequence ATGTTTACAAGAGTGGAGCACCAAAGAAACGGACTCGATTTAATCAAAATTGATAATGATGAAGCAAAGATTGTATTTACGAATTATGGGGCAAGAATTGTATCTTGGAAATATGAAGATAACAATATTGTCTTAGGAAATGTAGTAGAAGCGGATGAATTCTATCAAGAAAACCCCTTTTATTTTGGCGCATCTGTAGGCCGTTACGGCGGTCGAATTGCAGACGGCAAATTTGAACTTGATAATCAAACGTATCAATTAGAGCAAAATGATCCGCCGAGTCACTTGCATGGTGGCTCAAATGGTATTGACCGTCATTTATTTGATTATGAAATCAAAGATGAAAATGGCGGATATATACAAATTATTTTCACGACAACCATTAAAGAGGCAGACGATCATTATCCGGGAGATATTAAATTAAAGATTATACATACGTATGATATCGATAACCGATGGTCTATTGAATACTATGCTGAATCTGATCAAACTACATTATTCAATCCGACAAATCATGTCTATTTCAATTTAAATCGGGATAATAAAGAAGTAGATAATCATTATTTTACAAGTGATAAGTTAAATATTCATTTACTCAATGACCAGAATTTACCAGAAGCAGCGGCAACATTAGATTTAGTAAATCTATTTAATAAAAATAAAATTCGTTTGACTGAGATGTTTGAAAGTGAAAATGCTAGACTTAATGAACAAATGGAAACATATAAAGGTTTAGACCATCCGTTTTCTATCGGAGATGAATTAATTGTAGAAAACAGTCAATTCCTTTTGAAAATGAAGACAGATATGCCGAATGTGGTCGTATTCACATTTAATGACACAAGTAGTTGGAAAAGTGATATGAATATCTATAAAGCACATTCAGGTTTTACCTTAGAAACACAAAACTTACCAAATGATATTAACCTATTTGGGAAAGATGCACCGTCAATTTTACAGAAAGACCAAGCATATTATTCTAGAACAACGTATCAAATCATTGAAAAACTGATGTAA
- a CDS encoding ribose 5-phosphate isomerase A: MDIKELKLKTVDDAVTEIKDGMIVGIGTGSTIELLLPKIAALLNDGTQITGVCTSNKTALIAKELGIKIVDVNDVDYIDVAIDGADEFDSDLNLIKGGGGALFREKVIDDMAERFVVIADETKFVDYLGQTFKLPVEVDKFNWLLVSKKITKDTQAVVSRRNVEDIPFVTDNGNYILDVELLPHTNPYEMHEYLIHLTGVLETGYFLDVTDRVIVGTKEGVKILDKE; encoded by the coding sequence ATGGATATAAAAGAGTTGAAATTAAAAACTGTTGATGATGCAGTAACAGAAATTAAGGATGGTATGATTGTAGGCATAGGCACAGGCAGTACAATTGAACTATTATTACCTAAAATTGCAGCATTATTGAATGACGGCACTCAAATTACAGGTGTGTGTACTTCAAATAAAACTGCATTAATTGCTAAGGAACTCGGAATCAAAATCGTTGATGTGAATGATGTAGATTATATCGATGTCGCAATTGACGGTGCTGATGAGTTCGACTCTGATTTAAATTTAATTAAAGGCGGAGGCGGCGCATTATTCCGTGAGAAAGTCATTGATGATATGGCAGAACGGTTTGTTGTGATTGCTGATGAAACTAAGTTCGTTGATTACCTTGGACAAACATTTAAATTACCAGTAGAAGTAGACAAATTCAATTGGTTGCTCGTATCGAAAAAAATCACAAAAGATACACAAGCGGTTGTTTCACGCAGAAACGTTGAAGATATTCCATTTGTTACTGATAACGGTAATTATATTTTAGATGTAGAACTGCTACCGCATACAAATCCTTATGAAATGCATGAATACTTAATTCATTTAACAGGTGTGTTAGAAACAGGTTATTTCCTTGATGTTACTGATCGTGTCATTGTCGGCACAAAAGAGGGCGTTAAAATTCTAGATAAAGAATAA
- a CDS encoding CPBP family intramembrane glutamic endopeptidase has product MNMKRISGFQWAMTIFVFFVLAFAFPLILKDFQAEVPFKRFVFDMSTLAPFIAAIICIIVFKNKRAQIASLKLSLSFKVIERLLLALILPLIIFIICMFIFNNYADSFILLQSKNLSVSVWTILIGHLFMAFFVEFGFRSYLQNIVETKMNTFFASIIVGVLYAIWNVNTTYSTEFTLYNLLYNFSFSMIIGELIRATKGRTIYIAVVFHAAMTFALVFFFSEEVGDLFSMKVIALSTAAVAVVYIILSLIIRACLYYFTKDSLEEVAPDNYLEYPKDPEDDDIKTSPAAKAQTEEKEVHEKTSAEKESTETSEEAEERPTSSVVKDVKDEIKQSEENTEENTETNKRSPFSNNNHRR; this is encoded by the coding sequence ATGAACATGAAACGTATATCAGGTTTCCAATGGGCCATGACGATTTTTGTCTTCTTTGTACTTGCATTTGCCTTCCCATTGATTCTGAAAGATTTTCAGGCAGAGGTACCATTCAAACGCTTTGTTTTTGATATGAGTACACTTGCACCTTTTATTGCAGCAATTATTTGTATCATCGTATTTAAAAACAAACGTGCTCAAATAGCAAGCTTAAAACTTTCATTAAGCTTTAAAGTGATTGAACGATTATTATTGGCACTTATTCTGCCACTTATTATCTTTATTATTTGCATGTTTATCTTCAATAACTATGCAGATAGTTTTATCTTATTACAATCTAAAAACTTATCTGTTTCTGTTTGGACGATTTTAATCGGTCATTTATTTATGGCCTTTTTCGTAGAATTCGGATTCCGTTCTTATTTGCAAAATATTGTTGAAACAAAAATGAATACTTTTTTTGCTTCAATTATTGTTGGTGTTCTTTATGCAATATGGAATGTAAACACTACATATTCGACTGAATTCACACTCTACAACTTACTGTACAACTTTTCTTTCTCAATGATTATTGGGGAATTAATTCGTGCAACTAAAGGTCGTACGATTTATATTGCAGTTGTTTTCCATGCAGCTATGACTTTTGCTCTTGTCTTTTTCTTCAGCGAAGAAGTCGGCGATTTATTCTCAATGAAAGTCATTGCTTTAAGCACAGCAGCTGTTGCTGTAGTTTATATCATCTTGAGCTTGATTATTCGTGCTTGTCTTTATTACTTTACCAAAGACTCTTTAGAAGAAGTTGCCCCAGATAATTATCTGGAGTATCCAAAAGATCCTGAAGATGATGATATTAAAACTTCTCCTGCTGCTAAAGCACAAACTGAAGAAAAAGAAGTGCATGAAAAAACTTCTGCAGAAAAAGAAAGTACTGAAACTTCTGAAGAAGCAGAAGAACGTCCTACTTCTTCAGTTGTAAAAGACGTTAAAGATGAAATTAAACAATCAGAAGAAAATACAGAAGAAAACACTGAAACAAATAAACGTTCTCCGTTTTCAAATAATAATCACAGACGCTAA
- the hutG gene encoding formimidoylglutamase has product MYKQANPDLWQGRIDSETDESQFRHFQTIELKDINETKVDKKAGTGILGYAVDKGVELNNGRVGAQEGPDAVRKAFGNLSVLTPCPVYDYGNVYHDHDHLIDTQEEYAELAAKMFQNHNYSFLVGGGHDIAYAQYLAMRKAYPDSSIGVINIDAHFDTRKADSSTSGTSFRQILEGDDNADYFVLGIQSASNTKSLFDYAEERGIEYVTADEILHEISPTIKDKIDHFINRHDVIMFTICMDVVDSAFAPGVSAPAVNGLTPHIILELSRRIVGHPKLVSISVAETNPLYDMDNRTAKLVALFLHNFIH; this is encoded by the coding sequence ATGTACAAACAAGCCAACCCAGATTTATGGCAAGGAAGAATTGATAGTGAAACGGATGAGTCGCAATTTAGACACTTCCAAACAATTGAATTAAAGGACATCAACGAAACGAAAGTGGACAAAAAAGCAGGCACAGGTATCTTAGGATATGCAGTAGATAAAGGCGTAGAACTAAACAACGGTCGTGTCGGAGCACAAGAAGGACCAGATGCAGTCAGAAAAGCATTCGGCAACCTATCTGTTTTGACACCATGTCCAGTATATGATTATGGAAATGTTTATCACGACCATGATCATTTAATTGACACACAAGAAGAATATGCTGAGTTAGCCGCTAAAATGTTTCAAAATCATAACTATTCATTTTTAGTCGGCGGGGGACATGATATTGCATATGCGCAATATTTAGCAATGCGTAAAGCATATCCGGATTCTTCAATTGGTGTCATTAATATTGATGCGCATTTTGATACACGTAAAGCAGATTCTTCTACTTCTGGAACAAGTTTCAGACAAATACTTGAAGGCGATGACAATGCAGATTACTTTGTGTTAGGCATACAATCAGCAAGCAACACAAAAAGTTTATTCGATTATGCTGAAGAACGCGGTATAGAATACGTAACAGCAGATGAAATCTTGCATGAAATTTCACCAACTATCAAAGATAAAATCGATCATTTTATTAATCGCCATGACGTCATCATGTTTACAATTTGCATGGATGTTGTAGACAGCGCGTTTGCACCAGGCGTAAGTGCACCAGCGGTAAACGGCTTGACACCGCATATCATTTTAGAATTATCCCGTCGTATTGTGGGGCATCCGAAATTAGTTTCTATCAGTGTGGCTGAAACAAACCCATTATATGATATGGACAATCGCACAGCAAAATTAGTAGCGTTGTTCTTGCATAACTTTATACATTAA
- a CDS encoding LysR family transcriptional regulator, whose protein sequence is MKIIQLEYFLAVVRYNSFTKAAQFLHISQPSLTTSIKKMEADLGYPLFIRTTKELKITEKGIQFYKYAQSLVETYHKTLDRMYDLNISDAPRIKFSILESTSSWIAMVIQQHHHEYETQRYQIVEQHSMETIISSLLNFDVHFALSNEKIERDSIVSVPLYDEPYVLITPKGAIQETEQKADDLQHLPLILPNRQYQVRKHLDEYFKHLNIHPNIVLETDRFEAATTFVHRGLGYTIIPRFYYQSFSANHLNAVKIKPSIERTIYINYLEQRKLSEPANTLIDECIAYWKFQ, encoded by the coding sequence ATGAAAATCATACAACTAGAATATTTTTTGGCTGTAGTTCGTTATAACAGCTTTACAAAAGCAGCTCAATTTTTACATATCAGCCAACCTTCATTAACAACTTCTATTAAAAAAATGGAGGCGGATTTAGGCTATCCTTTATTTATTCGAACTACAAAAGAGTTAAAAATTACTGAAAAAGGTATTCAGTTTTATAAATATGCGCAATCTCTTGTAGAAACTTATCATAAAACATTAGATCGTATGTATGATTTGAATATTTCAGATGCACCGCGAATAAAATTTTCTATTTTAGAATCCACAAGTTCCTGGATAGCGATGGTCATACAGCAACACCATCATGAGTATGAAACACAACGTTATCAGATTGTAGAGCAGCATAGTATGGAAACTATCATTTCAAGTTTGTTGAATTTTGATGTTCATTTTGCATTGTCTAATGAAAAAATAGAGCGTGACAGCATCGTTTCGGTTCCTTTATATGATGAGCCGTATGTTTTGATTACTCCTAAAGGTGCGATTCAAGAAACGGAACAAAAAGCAGATGATTTACAGCATCTTCCGCTCATATTACCGAATCGTCAATATCAAGTCAGAAAACACCTGGATGAGTACTTCAAACATTTAAATATCCATCCTAATATTGTGCTGGAAACTGATCGTTTTGAAGCTGCTACAACATTCGTCCATCGCGGATTAGGTTATACGATTATACCGCGCTTTTATTATCAATCCTTTTCTGCCAACCATTTAAATGCTGTTAAAATCAAACCGTCGATTGAACGTACTATTTATATTAATTATTTAGAGCAGAGAAAATTATCTGAACCGGCCAATACCTTAATTGATGAGTGTATCGCATATTGGAAATTCCAATAA
- a CDS encoding YjiH family protein, with protein MELQSSSKPAQSEKGVKMWRFYAFSFIGILCFFVPVTIGGTNTIIVDHVHLWIRQLLGPAMPYVALLLIIAGAGLPVVRQDFKKSLTDFVIVLFKVLGAVIGIMYVFKIGPALLFNQDYGPFLFDKLMLPLSILIPVGAVALSLLVGYGLLEYIGVLMQPVMRPLFKTPGKSAVDAVASFVGSYSLGLLITNRVYKDGMYNKKEAVIIATGFSTVSATFMVIVANTLGLMEHWNLFFWSTLVITFAVTAISAHLPPIRGESEEYYEGQEGEKEVEVTGSRFKAACDEAKRQSYDSLPLLKNIWLNVKDGLEMTMAILPSILSIGFAGLLLANFTPIIDWLSYIFYPFIYIFPIGDKALLAKASAISIIEMFLPSLIAVKATMAVKFVTAITSISAIIFFSALVPCILATDIKIPVWKLVFIWFIRVALTLLIAIPFALLIF; from the coding sequence ATGGAACTTCAATCGAGTTCAAAACCTGCCCAAAGTGAAAAAGGGGTAAAAATGTGGCGGTTTTACGCATTCAGCTTTATTGGAATTCTATGTTTCTTCGTTCCAGTGACAATTGGCGGTACGAATACCATTATTGTCGATCATGTCCATTTATGGATCAGACAATTACTTGGTCCGGCCATGCCTTATGTCGCATTGCTTTTGATTATAGCTGGAGCAGGGTTGCCTGTTGTCAGGCAGGATTTTAAAAAATCATTGACTGATTTTGTCATTGTCCTTTTTAAAGTGCTTGGTGCAGTCATTGGTATTATGTACGTATTTAAGATTGGTCCAGCATTACTTTTCAATCAAGATTATGGTCCGTTCTTATTCGATAAATTAATGTTACCGTTAAGTATTTTAATTCCGGTAGGTGCTGTTGCACTTTCATTATTAGTAGGATACGGATTACTTGAATATATCGGCGTTTTGATGCAGCCGGTTATGCGACCGCTTTTTAAAACACCAGGGAAATCAGCAGTTGATGCGGTAGCTTCTTTCGTTGGAAGTTATTCATTAGGATTGTTGATTACCAACCGTGTATATAAAGATGGGATGTATAACAAAAAAGAAGCAGTTATCATTGCGACAGGATTCTCAACAGTGTCGGCAACTTTCATGGTTATCGTAGCCAATACATTAGGTTTAATGGAACACTGGAATTTATTCTTCTGGAGTACATTAGTGATTACTTTTGCAGTCACTGCTATTTCAGCTCATTTACCGCCGATTCGCGGTGAGTCTGAAGAATACTATGAAGGTCAAGAAGGTGAGAAGGAAGTTGAAGTGACTGGCAGTCGTTTTAAAGCAGCATGCGACGAAGCGAAACGTCAATCTTATGATTCACTTCCATTGTTGAAAAATATTTGGTTGAACGTGAAAGATGGACTTGAAATGACAATGGCGATTTTACCATCTATTTTGTCTATCGGTTTTGCTGGATTGCTTTTAGCAAACTTCACACCGATTATTGATTGGTTGAGTTACATTTTCTATCCGTTTATCTATATCTTCCCGATTGGTGATAAAGCATTGTTGGCGAAAGCTTCAGCAATTTCGATTATTGAAATGTTCTTACCATCATTAATTGCAGTTAAAGCAACAATGGCTGTGAAATTTGTGACAGCTATTACAAGTATTTCTGCAATTATTTTCTTCTCAGCATTAGTACCTTGTATTTTAGCAACGGATATTAAAATTCCAGTATGGAAATTAGTGTTTATCTGGTTTATCCGTGTAGCTTTAACACTATTAATTGCAATTCCATTTGCGTTATTAATTTTTTAG
- the hutU gene encoding urocanate hydratase, translating into MTKDATANGRQIKAKKGLEIECKGWEQEAVLRMLYNNLDPEVAEHPDKLVVYGGIGKAARNWEAFDAIVDTLRRLEDDETMLVQSGKPVAVFKTHKEAPRVLLSNSVLVPKWANWDHFHELDKKGLMMYGQMTAGSWIYIGSQGIVQGTYETFAELANQHFGGSLKGTITLTAGLGGMGGAQPLAVTMNEGVVIGVDVDPTRIEKRIDTRYCDIITYSLDEALEKAQEAKEAGKPLAIGLVGNAPEVYEEILKRDFPIDIITDQTSAHDPLNGYVPEGLSLEEADKLREENPEQYVRLSSQSMRKHVSEMLEFQKRGAVAFDYGNNIRQVAFDEGEEHAFDFPGFVPAYIRPLFCEGKGPFRFAALSGDPKDIERADQAMRELFPEDEKLLRWLDMASEKIAFQGLPSRIAWLGYGDRAKMGLKLNELVRNGEISAPIVIGRDHLDSGSVASPNRETESMKDGSDAVGDWAILNALINTAAGGSWISFHHGGGVGMGYSLHAGMVIVADGSDRAKERLKRVLTTDPGMGVVRHADAGYEIAIETAKEKGVDIPMLKEQDSNE; encoded by the coding sequence ATGACTAAAGATGCAACTGCAAACGGCAGACAAATTAAAGCAAAAAAAGGTTTAGAAATCGAATGTAAAGGATGGGAACAAGAAGCGGTTCTACGAATGTTGTATAACAACTTGGATCCAGAAGTTGCAGAACATCCTGATAAATTAGTGGTTTATGGCGGTATTGGTAAAGCAGCTAGAAACTGGGAAGCATTTGATGCAATTGTCGATACATTACGTCGTTTAGAAGATGATGAAACAATGTTGGTACAATCTGGTAAACCTGTTGCTGTTTTCAAAACACATAAAGAAGCACCTCGTGTGTTACTTTCAAACTCTGTGTTAGTACCTAAATGGGCAAATTGGGATCATTTCCATGAATTAGATAAAAAAGGCTTGATGATGTACGGTCAAATGACTGCAGGAAGCTGGATTTATATCGGTTCTCAAGGTATTGTTCAAGGTACTTATGAAACATTTGCAGAATTAGCAAATCAACACTTCGGCGGTTCATTAAAAGGTACCATTACATTGACTGCAGGATTAGGCGGTATGGGCGGCGCACAACCACTAGCAGTAACAATGAATGAAGGTGTTGTTATCGGTGTAGATGTGGATCCTACACGTATTGAAAAACGTATTGATACGCGTTATTGTGACATCATCACTTATTCTTTAGATGAAGCATTAGAAAAAGCACAAGAAGCAAAAGAAGCAGGTAAACCTCTAGCAATCGGTTTAGTGGGTAATGCGCCGGAAGTTTATGAAGAAATTTTAAAACGCGACTTCCCGATTGATATCATTACTGACCAAACTTCAGCACATGACCCGTTAAATGGTTATGTTCCAGAAGGTTTATCTTTAGAAGAAGCGGATAAATTACGTGAAGAAAATCCAGAACAATATGTGAGATTATCTTCTCAATCAATGAGAAAACATGTGTCTGAAATGTTAGAATTCCAAAAACGCGGTGCTGTAGCATTTGACTATGGTAACAATATTCGTCAAGTTGCTTTTGATGAAGGAGAAGAACATGCATTTGACTTCCCAGGATTCGTTCCAGCATATATTCGTCCATTATTCTGTGAAGGTAAAGGACCTTTCCGTTTCGCAGCATTAAGTGGGGATCCTAAAGATATCGAACGTGCTGACCAAGCAATGCGTGAACTTTTCCCAGAAGATGAAAAATTATTGCGTTGGTTAGATATGGCAAGTGAAAAAATTGCTTTCCAAGGTTTACCATCTCGTATTGCTTGGTTAGGTTATGGCGACCGTGCAAAAATGGGCTTGAAATTGAATGAACTTGTACGTAATGGTGAAATTTCAGCACCTATCGTTATCGGACGTGACCACTTGGATTCAGGTTCAGTGGCTTCACCAAACCGTGAAACTGAATCTATGAAAGATGGTTCAGATGCAGTAGGTGACTGGGCAATTTTAAATGCTTTAATTAATACAGCGGCAGGCGGTTCTTGGATTTCATTCCACCATGGCGGCGGTGTTGGTATGGGTTATTCATTACATGCTGGTATGGTTATTGTTGCCGATGGTTCAGACCGCGCAAAAGAACGATTGAAACGTGTATTAACGACAGATCCGGGTATGGGTGTAGTAAGACACGCTGACGCAGGATACGAAATTGCGATTGAAACAGCGAAAGAAAAAGGTGTCGATATTCCAATGTTAAAGGAGCAAGATTCTAATGAGTAA
- the hutI gene encoding imidazolonepropionase, whose protein sequence is MSNDLVIQNIAQLILPKKTDKPLKGKELDQLNVVEDGTVVVDNGKVVYAGPHSDEYEGKETIDATGKVVSPTLVDAHTHLVFGGSREHEMALKRQGASYLEILEQGGGILSTVKSTREATEEELFKKTDKALREIMSYGVLTVESKSGYGLDKENELKQLKVSHELEDKYGITMKHTFLGPHAVPEEAESSEAFLQEMIDLLPEVKEYADFADIFCETGVFSVEESRKYMQAAKDLGFDVKIHADEIDPLGGLGLAIDEEAISADHLVASSEEDKKALHDSNTVAVLLPGTTFYLDKEGYADARGMIDNNGAVAIASDFNPGSNVTNNLQLVMTIANLKLKLSPNEVWNAVTVNAAKAIDADAGTLETGDDANFVIWDAPNYEYILYHYGINHAENVYKDGELFIDNTIKVNTESEKSKA, encoded by the coding sequence ATGAGTAATGATTTAGTAATCCAAAATATTGCACAATTAATTTTACCGAAAAAAACGGATAAACCGTTAAAAGGTAAAGAACTTGATCAATTGAATGTGGTAGAAGATGGCACAGTTGTTGTAGATAACGGCAAAGTTGTTTATGCTGGTCCGCATTCAGACGAATATGAAGGTAAAGAAACAATTGATGCAACAGGTAAAGTTGTTTCACCAACATTAGTAGATGCGCACACGCATTTAGTATTCGGCGGTTCAAGAGAGCATGAAATGGCATTAAAACGCCAAGGCGCTTCTTACTTGGAAATTTTAGAACAAGGCGGCGGCATTCTTTCTACAGTAAAATCAACACGTGAAGCTACTGAAGAAGAATTGTTCAAGAAAACAGACAAAGCATTACGTGAAATCATGTCTTATGGTGTATTAACTGTAGAAAGTAAAAGCGGCTATGGTTTAGATAAAGAAAACGAATTGAAACAATTAAAAGTTTCACATGAACTTGAAGATAAATATGGTATTACGATGAAACACACATTCTTAGGACCTCATGCAGTGCCTGAAGAAGCAGAATCTAGCGAAGCATTCTTGCAAGAAATGATTGACTTGCTTCCAGAGGTAAAAGAATATGCTGATTTCGCAGATATCTTCTGTGAAACTGGAGTATTTTCAGTAGAAGAGTCTAGAAAATATATGCAAGCAGCAAAAGATTTAGGCTTTGATGTGAAAATTCACGCTGACGAAATTGATCCATTAGGCGGATTAGGCTTAGCAATCGATGAAGAAGCGATTTCTGCAGATCACTTGGTTGCTTCAAGCGAAGAAGATAAAAAAGCGTTGCATGATAGTAATACAGTTGCTGTGTTATTACCAGGTACAACGTTCTACCTTGATAAAGAAGGTTATGCAGATGCACGTGGTATGATTGATAATAACGGTGCGGTTGCAATTGCATCAGACTTCAACCCAGGCAGTAACGTGACGAACAATCTTCAATTGGTAATGACAATTGCCAACTTGAAATTGAAATTATCTCCAAATGAAGTTTGGAATGCAGTTACAGTGAACGCTGCAAAAGCAATTGATGCAGATGCAGGTACGTTAGAAACTGGCGACGATGCAAACTTTGTTATTTGGGATGCACCAAACTATGAATATATTCTTTATCATTATGGTATCAACCATGCTGAAAATGTTTATAAAGATGGAGAATTATTTATTGATAATACAATCAAAGTCAATACTGAATCAGAAAAAAGCAAAGCTTAA